One genomic window of Psychrobacillus sp. INOP01 includes the following:
- a CDS encoding S-layer homology domain-containing protein, producing MKKRLSMFIMVLALLLFVVPVSAQQVSTVDTYNTTAQFIVDKAPNPSFGDEWFIIALARGEYNVPKDYYQKYYDNVVKHVQSVKSDLHKRKYTEYSRLIIALTAIGKDPTNVGGYNLVEKLSDFDKVVWQGPNGAYFALIALDTWGFELPKTATTTREKLIQHILSKQLPDGGWDLSGVKADPDMTAMAIQALSTYKDRADVNAAINKALDTLKNLQGANGSYQSWGTTNLESVAQVITALASLNIDANKDQRFNKVLVSFFTFYNAKDGGFKHVLTEPVANGMATEQASYTLAAYNRLIAGKTKLYDMSDKKPNKPSTPAPPTKVSFKDIQSHWAKSDIEAAVAKGLLKGYEDNTFRPNNNLTRVQAVSILVRALNLTSSGNAPFTDISSFKDETLQEIAAAYEANLLIVKSNKFSPSSPISREELAVILANAYTHNTGNPYIPKNIAPLNDIGKLSKESQQAITFLHDFEIAQGSNGSFNPTNFITRAHAAKMYINFLKVVEE from the coding sequence ATGAAAAAAAGATTATCGATGTTTATAATGGTACTTGCTTTGTTGCTTTTTGTAGTTCCAGTCTCTGCACAGCAAGTATCAACAGTAGATACTTATAATACAACAGCTCAGTTTATTGTAGATAAAGCACCAAACCCTTCTTTTGGTGATGAGTGGTTTATTATTGCACTTGCACGTGGTGAATATAATGTTCCGAAAGACTATTACCAAAAATATTATGATAATGTCGTGAAGCATGTACAATCAGTAAAAAGTGACTTACACAAACGTAAATATACGGAATATTCACGTTTGATTATTGCACTCACCGCTATCGGAAAAGACCCTACGAATGTAGGCGGCTACAATTTAGTCGAAAAATTAAGCGACTTTGACAAAGTAGTATGGCAAGGTCCGAATGGTGCTTATTTTGCATTAATCGCTTTAGATACATGGGGCTTTGAGCTCCCTAAAACAGCAACAACTACACGTGAGAAACTTATTCAACATATATTATCCAAGCAATTGCCTGACGGTGGATGGGATTTATCAGGAGTAAAAGCCGATCCAGATATGACAGCAATGGCTATTCAAGCTCTTTCAACTTATAAAGATAGAGCTGATGTTAATGCAGCTATTAATAAAGCACTTGACACATTAAAAAACTTACAAGGAGCTAACGGTAGTTACCAAAGCTGGGGAACAACAAACTTAGAAAGTGTAGCGCAAGTTATTACAGCACTTGCTAGCTTAAATATTGATGCCAACAAAGATCAACGCTTTAATAAGGTATTGGTGAGCTTTTTTACCTTCTATAATGCAAAAGATGGTGGCTTTAAGCATGTTTTAACTGAGCCAGTGGCTAATGGCATGGCAACAGAGCAGGCTTCTTATACATTAGCAGCGTATAACCGGCTGATTGCAGGCAAAACAAAGTTATATGATATGTCTGATAAAAAGCCCAATAAACCATCAACGCCAGCTCCCCCTACTAAAGTGAGCTTTAAGGACATTCAATCTCATTGGGCAAAGTCTGATATCGAAGCTGCAGTAGCTAAAGGATTATTAAAGGGGTATGAGGATAATACATTTAGACCAAATAACAATTTAACTCGTGTACAGGCAGTATCAATTTTAGTTCGTGCTCTTAATTTAACGAGTTCCGGAAATGCACCTTTCACGGACATTAGCTCATTTAAAGATGAAACATTACAAGAAATTGCTGCTGCATACGAGGCAAATTTATTAATAGTAAAGTCAAATAAATTTTCGCCCTCCTCCCCTATTTCTCGTGAGGAATTAGCAGTAATACTAGCAAATGCGTATACACACAATACAGGCAATCCTTATATACCAAAAAATATCGCACCTTTGAATGATATTGGGAAGTTATCAAAGGAATCTCAGCAAGCAATAACATTCTTACATGATTTTGAAATTGCACAAGGCTCAAACGGCTCCTTTAATCCTACGAATTTTATTACTCGTGCACATGCAGCTAAAATGTATATCAATTTCTTAAAGGTAGTTGAGGAATAA
- a CDS encoding DUF4430 domain-containing protein: MKKYLHILLVLLLAIFLTACNIQTVEKFEQMQEQERSVDPHSTTEKPEVEEQTPSVDNETVEEKQEVKEPEVVENTPLEEKEKKPQQKVEELSAQQKTKKEVKQEAEKKQEVTKSSSTKTEQSTTKQADDKQKTNTVAPPTEKQQQPAIQKRTVTIAIRVDTLLKHWDKLEPSLQSENYVPKDGIILKPTTYELLSEKDTVWDVLQRATKEHKIQIEYQGANENIYNSVYVEGINHLYEFSAGELSGWMYKVNGVYPNYGCSQYVLKDGDVIEWHYTVDLGRDLGHHWDGN, translated from the coding sequence ATGAAAAAATATTTACACATCTTACTAGTATTGCTGTTAGCTATATTTTTAACAGCATGTAATATTCAGACAGTTGAGAAATTCGAACAAATGCAGGAACAGGAGCGGAGCGTTGACCCCCATTCTACTACTGAAAAACCTGAAGTTGAAGAACAAACTCCCTCAGTTGACAATGAGACTGTTGAGGAAAAACAGGAAGTGAAAGAGCCTGAGGTAGTTGAGAATACCCCACTCGAGGAAAAGGAAAAAAAACCTCAACAAAAAGTAGAAGAGCTAAGTGCACAGCAAAAAACGAAAAAAGAAGTAAAACAAGAAGCTGAGAAAAAGCAAGAAGTCACAAAATCATCAAGTACAAAGACTGAGCAGTCTACGACTAAGCAAGCTGATGATAAACAAAAAACAAATACAGTTGCTCCACCAACAGAAAAGCAGCAACAGCCAGCAATTCAAAAACGGACTGTAACAATTGCGATACGTGTTGATACATTACTAAAGCATTGGGATAAGTTAGAGCCCTCTCTACAAAGTGAAAACTACGTACCCAAGGACGGCATCATTTTAAAGCCTACAACATACGAGCTACTATCAGAGAAGGATACTGTTTGGGATGTGCTACAGCGTGCAACAAAGGAGCATAAAATTCAAATTGAATATCAAGGAGCAAACGAAAATATTTATAACAGTGTCTATGTAGAGGGTATTAATCATTTATATGAATTTAGTGCTGGTGAATTAAGTGGCTGGATGTATAAAGTTAACGGTGTTTATCCGAACTACGGCTGTAGTCAATACGTATTAAAAGATGGCGATGTTATTGAATGGCACTACACTGTCGATTTAGGGCGCGACTTAGGACATCATTGGGATGGTAACTAA